The Nocardia sp. NBC_01503 sequence GGCCGCATGGAGGCGAACGCCCCGCTGGCCATGCTGGTCGCCGAGTACGCGGCGCGGGATCGCCTGGTGCCCGGGGTGAGCGACCCGCTCACGGCTTTTCGCCGCACCGATATCGATCGAGCCTGGCTGGGCGAGGTGCTGCGCGCGGGTGCGGCCAGGTTGCTCTACATCGGCCACGTGACGGCCGCCGCCCCCGAATCCGGCCAGAGTGAGTCGGCCACAATGCATTTGGCCTGCACCGCCGAGACCCTGGGCTTCGCTCCGGCCCAGCGAGACCACCGCCCACTCTCCGCCCGCGACCTGCTCCTGGGTACCTACACCCTCGCCGAGGACCCCCGCACCGGCCCGCAAATCTGGCCCATCCCCAGCCGGGTAGCCCTCATCGCCTGCGAGAGCGGCGGCGACCTCCGCTTCGGCGAGGCCCTCGGCCTGGTGGCCGCAATGCTCACCGGTGGAGCGGAACTGGTCACCGCGGGCCGCTGGGCCCTCCCCACCGACCTCGCTTTCCAGCGCCTCGGCGGGGCGCCGCCGACCAGCCGTCCCCTCCAAGAGGCGGTCTGCGCCATCGACGCCGCCCACGAACAACCCGATCCGGTTGCCGCACTGAATGATTGGCAGCGCGCCCGCCTGACGACCTGGCGAGAGACCGGCAGCATCGAACACTCCCCGCTGGTCTGGGCCGCCTTCGCCACGGTCGACGCACAGGTCTAGGCCCGCCCGCACCAACCGCTGCGCGAATTCCCGCCCCGTCATCCGGCGCACCGTTCCCGTCATCCCGGCATGTTCTCGGCCGGGATCCACCGGGTGGGATGCGATGACTATCCGTGGATCCCGGCCGAAAACGCGCCGGGATGACGGAAGGGGATTCGTCGGGATCGCGCGGGAATCCGCCTGGAACAGACCGAGTTCAGCCGCGAGGTCGACTGGTTCGGGCCAGGATGAAGTCGTCCACAAGTCGGGTGATGTCGGCACGGGTGAAGGTGCGCAGGCCGGTGAGCTTGGTGAAGACGATGGGGCCGATCAGTTGGGCCAGGGCGAAGGTCAGGTCGAAGTCGCCCAATTCCGCTCGTGCCTCGGGGGTGTCCAGGAGGCGGTCGAAGGGTTGTCGGTACTGCTCGATCACCCGGGCTTGAAGGCTGGTGAAGGTGTGCGAGGTCGTGTCTTTCGACTCCGGATTGCCCATCGCTATCCAGGCCAGGGTGGTCAGCTGTACCGGTGCTTCGTCGATGAGCGCGGATTGACGGACCAGCAACTCCACCAGCCGGTCCCGCAACGTGCCGGTCTCCGGTGGTGGTGACACCTGGGGTACGAGTCGCTCGAAGGTCGCCGCAAGCAGGTCGGCGGAGCTGTCGAAGTGGCGGTACAGCGTCGTCCGGGCGACCTTGGACAGTTTGGTCACCGCGTCGATGGTGACCGCCTGCACCCCACCCGATTTCAGCAGGGTGGTGGCGGCGTCCAGGAGTCGGGCGCGGGAGCGCAGTTTGCGGGGATCGGTATCGTCCTCGCCCGAATTCGCTGCTGGCACCACCGCTGTTCCCTTCTTGTGCTACCGGTAGTACCGTAGCGCTACCGTCAGTATCGTTTCTCGGGAGTTCCCATGGTATCCACCGATCAGGGCACAGCCGTCGGCACCAGATTGTCACGTGCCCAGCGCTGGATGCTCACCGTCTCCTGTCTGTGTGTCGCACTCGTGGTCGCCGCCATGGCCGCGCTGTACTCGGCGCTGCCCGGTATCGCCGCGGATACCGGCGTCACCCAGCAGCAGCTGACCTGGGTGGTCGACGGCTACACCCTCGCCCTGGCTACCCGCCGGTGCGCTCGGGGACCGGCTCGGCCGCCGCGTGGTGATGATCATCGGAATGGCCGTATTCACAGTGGCTTCGGCGCTACCGCTGCTCTTCGAGGGCCCACTGTGGCTGATCGGTGCGCGCGCGGCGGCCGGAGCGGGTGCGGCCTTCGTCATGCCCTCGACCCTGTCGCTGCTCACCGCGGGATTTCCGGAGGAGCAGCGTGGCCGGGCGGTCGGCATCTGGGCCGGGGTGGCGGGATCCGGTGGGGCACTGGGGATCATCGGCTCCGGCATACTGCTGCAGTGGCTGTCGTGGCAGTCGGTCTTCGTGGCCATGACCGTCGTGGGCGCGGTCCTGCTCATCGCCGGATTCACCGTCTCGGAGTCGATCGATGCCGATCGCCCACCCCTGGACCCGTGGGGTTCGCTCAGCGTGATCATCGCCGTCGCCGCGATTGTCGTTGCCGCCATGGAGGTTCCGAGCCGCGGCTGGCTGGATCCCCTCGTCCTCGGTCTGCTCGCGGGCGGCCTGCTCGCCACCGTCGTCTTCGCCCTGGTCGAATTGCGCGTCCCGCACCCGCTTCTCGACGTCCGGCTCTTCGCCGATCGTGGATTCGCCAGCGGCACACTCTCACTCACCGTGCAGTTCCTGGTGTCTTTCGGCCTGTTCATGCTGATCGTGCAGTACTTGCAACTCATCCTCGGCTATTCGCCGCTGGGTTCCTCCCTGGCGCTGGGCCCGATGGTCGTTCCGCTGGTTCTGATTTCGCTCATCGCGCCCCGTCTGGCCGAACGATTCGGGCTGCGCTGGGTGAGTCTGGTGGGTCTGACCATGGTCGGAATCGGCCTGCTCGTCACCGCCCGGCTGGATCTCGACAGCGGTTACTGGGGTGTGCTCTGGTCACTGCTCATCATGAGCACCGGCATGGGTCTGTGCACCGCGCCCGCGACCGCCGCCATTGTCGCGGGCACACCGGTGGCGAAACACGGTGTGGCGGCGGCGGTGAACGATGCCGCCCGCGAGATCGGCGCGGCCCTCGGCATTGCGGTAGCGGGCAGTGTGCTCGCCGCCGGGTACGCCAATCGCATCGCCCCCGCCCTGCCGAAATTGCCTGAATCGGCGCGCGGTCCGGTCGGAGATTCCCTCGCCGCCGCCCTGCAAGTCGCCGAGCGCGCTGGCCCCGCCGGGAAACCCCTGGCAGACTTCGCCGAACGGGCCTTCCTGCATGGATTCCAGCAGGCGGGCATCGCGCTCGGCTGCGCGGCCCTGGTGTCGGCGGTCCTCATCGCGGCCTTCGCGCCGGGCCGGGACGCCCAGCCGCTTGCCAGGTGACTACTGCGGGCGGCCGCAGTTCGAGCAGAAGGCGGTACCCGCCTGAATCTGATGCCCACACCCGGTGCAGTTGGTGCGTAGATCCAGCGCGGTACCGCAGGACCCGCAGAATCGCCCGCCGGTGGTATTGGCCGCGCACGTCGGGCAGGTCACCCGCGCGGGCACCGACATGTCCTGATTCTGAGTCCAGTTCTGCTGGTTGGCCGCATCACGATACTGCGATCCGCGCGCCTCGGCCTGTGCCTGCGCCATCTGATGCGCGGCCATGGGGGAGCAGCGCGTGCACTGCCCGACATGATCGTTCCAGCAGATCCGGGCGCAGACCCAGGAGCCGCAGCCCGCGCAGAGCCGGAAGTCGTCCTTGACCAGATCCACGGCCTTGGCGAACGCCTTGTCCTTGGTCGCCGAAGCCGAACCGCCACTCCAGGTATTGGAGAAATCGTCGGCGGCATTGGAGACCTTGTGGATCGTCTTGGAGTAGTCGCCGAACAGATCGCGCAGCACCCGCAGCACCCCACGCCCGCGCGAGAGATAGTTCTGCTCGAACGGCGACCGGTACGCGGTGCTACAGCGGCCGCAATGGAACTCCCACTGGAAGCCATTGTCATTGGAATTGTCGGAGTAGGAGCTGGTGAAGACGACCGGTGCGGTCATGGCGCGAGTGATTCCTTTGCAGCTCAGCGAAGTACGAACGTACGCGACCGGAGCCCCCGGACCACGTGTCGTCAGGTTCTTATCGTATGACGCGCGAGCTCCGCAACAGCAGGGGCGAATGCGGACATCACACCCGCCCCGAGAAGCTGCGCCCCAGGAAGTCGGGGGTCACGAATCGATAACGGTCCGGTCGTCCGGCCGATGTGTCGGAGGGGACTTCGGGAGAGGTGGATGGCGTGTTTCGAATG is a genomic window containing:
- a CDS encoding zinc ribbon domain-containing protein gives rise to the protein MTAPVVFTSSYSDNSNDNGFQWEFHCGRCSTAYRSPFEQNYLSRGRGVLRVLRDLFGDYSKTIHKVSNAADDFSNTWSGGSASATKDKAFAKAVDLVKDDFRLCAGCGSWVCARICWNDHVGQCTRCSPMAAHQMAQAQAEARGSQYRDAANQQNWTQNQDMSVPARVTCPTCAANTTGGRFCGSCGTALDLRTNCTGCGHQIQAGTAFCSNCGRPQ
- a CDS encoding CHAT domain-containing protein, with translation MVSGAQPTAYVRMADAGDLYVSWRWENDGGPPGISAIPEERVTAAVRRFATALPAAGAVGGLESALTTGELASLESEEKLAQYLSATFLPYQLAVRLYELHTQGVRPRIRIQPSPRVAQIPWELIAPDTGVRLVDIAEVSLLAPPGIVHAPARIGRSWTDTRDLPVVAVLDPRVPGFRADSALGSVLGRMEANAPLAMLVAEYAARDRLVPGVSDPLTAFRRTDIDRAWLGEVLRAGAARLLYIGHVTAAAPESGQSESATMHLACTAETLGFAPAQRDHRPLSARDLLLGTYTLAEDPRTGPQIWPIPSRVALIACESGGDLRFGEALGLVAAMLTGGAELVTAGRWALPTDLAFQRLGGAPPTSRPLQEAVCAIDAAHEQPDPVAALNDWQRARLTTWRETGSIEHSPLVWAAFATVDAQV
- a CDS encoding TetR/AcrR family transcriptional regulator, with the protein product MPAANSGEDDTDPRKLRSRARLLDAATTLLKSGGVQAVTIDAVTKLSKVARTTLYRHFDSSADLLAATFERLVPQVSPPPETGTLRDRLVELLVRQSALIDEAPVQLTTLAWIAMGNPESKDTTSHTFTSLQARVIEQYRQPFDRLLDTPEARAELGDFDLTFALAQLIGPIVFTKLTGLRTFTRADITRLVDDFILARTSRPRG